From one Thermodesulfovibrionales bacterium genomic stretch:
- a CDS encoding 8-amino-7-oxononanoate synthase, translating into MFLERLNELEKAGLLRAIIDRSSSQGRLINLKGRIMINFSSNDYLELSAHPLLKEAAIKAIENYGAGAGASRLLGGGTELHEILEERIARFKEAPSGLVLNSGYTANVSCIPCLETDYIFSDELNHASIIDGCRLSRSKVFIYRHCDTGHLEELLNSVDRDSSKVIITDSVFSMDGDIAPLKELVNLAERYNALLYIDDAHATGVLGDGRGSLRHFHISHRPFIIQMGTFSKALGAFGAYIVSDEAVKKWFINRARGFIYSTALPPSVIAMALKALEIIEDDQSLINKLWKNRESLLQIFLRRGLETGPTETPIIPVFFRDIEEVSRVSRILFDEGIYAPAIRPPTVKRPRLRFTVTASHRDEDFELLEKTLRKV; encoded by the coding sequence ATGTTTCTGGAGAGACTTAATGAATTAGAAAAAGCAGGACTCCTCAGAGCAATTATTGACCGTTCGTCCTCCCAGGGAAGACTAATAAATTTAAAAGGCAGAATTATGATAAATTTCTCCTCCAACGATTATCTCGAACTTTCAGCTCATCCACTTCTTAAAGAGGCTGCAATAAAAGCAATAGAAAACTACGGAGCCGGAGCAGGTGCTTCAAGGCTTCTTGGAGGTGGGACAGAACTTCATGAGATTCTGGAAGAAAGGATAGCCAGATTCAAAGAGGCACCATCAGGTCTGGTGCTCAATTCTGGATATACTGCAAATGTATCATGCATACCCTGTCTTGAGACGGATTATATATTCAGTGATGAGCTAAACCATGCAAGTATTATAGATGGTTGTCGTTTGAGCAGGTCAAAGGTATTCATATACAGGCATTGTGACACAGGACATCTTGAGGAACTCCTTAATTCAGTTGACAGGGATAGCTCAAAGGTCATAATTACTGATTCCGTCTTCAGTATGGATGGAGATATTGCACCGCTAAAGGAATTGGTGAATCTTGCAGAGCGGTATAATGCCCTTCTATATATAGACGATGCCCACGCAACAGGTGTGCTTGGAGATGGAAGGGGTTCTCTCAGACATTTCCATATCTCTCACAGACCATTCATTATCCAGATGGGCACCTTTTCAAAGGCGCTGGGAGCATTCGGTGCATATATTGTATCTGATGAGGCTGTAAAAAAATGGTTCATTAACAGGGCAAGAGGATTCATCTATTCAACTGCCCTTCCTCCATCAGTCATAGCAATGGCACTCAAGGCACTGGAGATAATAGAGGATGACCAAAGTCTTATTAATAAATTATGGAAAAACAGGGAAAGTCTTCTTCAGATATTCCTGAGAAGGGGTCTAGAAACAGGTCCTACAGAAACTCCCATAATACCCGTATTTTTCAGAGATATTGAAGAGGTATCAAGGGTCTCCAGGATACTTTTTGATGAAGGGATTTATGCACCTGCTATCAGACCGCCAACTGTCAAAAGACCGAGGTTAAGATTCACTGTTACAGCTTCTCATAGAGATGAAGATTTTGAACTTCTTGAAAAGACCTTAAGAAAAGTATGA
- a CDS encoding Hsp20/alpha crystallin family protein: MELKFQCFTLYETEISGSEPPLDIYETDDFLNIDIDLPGIEPEKVLIKVINDILIIEGIRLKEPEEDRRYLCMERRKEAFRRIIKLPVEIEARNGKALYQNGVILLRFPKIKSEVVKIKIFRESDQ; this comes from the coding sequence ATGGAATTAAAATTTCAATGTTTCACACTTTATGAAACTGAAATATCTGGCTCAGAGCCTCCTCTTGATATCTATGAAACTGATGATTTTCTGAACATAGACATAGATCTTCCAGGTATTGAACCTGAAAAGGTCCTGATAAAGGTTATTAATGACATTTTGATAATAGAAGGTATCAGGCTGAAGGAACCTGAAGAGGACAGAAGATACCTATGTATGGAACGGAGGAAGGAAGCCTTCAGAAGAATTATAAAATTACCCGTAGAGATTGAGGCAAGGAATGGAAAGGCCCTCTACCAGAATGGTGTTATCCTATTGAGATTTCCAAAGATAAAATCAGAGGTTGTTAAGATAAAGATATTCCGTGAGAGTGATCAGTGA
- the galU gene encoding UTP--glucose-1-phosphate uridylyltransferase GalU, translating into MQKSVTKAVLPAAGLGTRFLPATKASPKEMLPIVDKPMIQYSVEEALSCGINEFIIITGKHKRTIEDHFDSAFELEENLRKKGKRDLLEKIMILNHIDFAYIRQRNPLGLGHAILCAMPFVKEEPFAVLLSDDVIDPKETLLKDMIELYKKYRSPVIALEKVPRSEVHKYGVVAFKNAGEEKGLKGRVFKITDLVEKPSPELAPSNLAIIGRYILTPDIFEHLKKLKPGKGGEIQLTDGLKSLLKEREIYGYLFNGKRYDAGSKLGFLQATVELGLKHPELARDFRKYLKGLLNIV; encoded by the coding sequence ATGCAGAAATCCGTGACAAAGGCTGTTCTTCCTGCAGCAGGACTGGGGACAAGATTCTTACCTGCTACAAAGGCATCTCCAAAAGAAATGCTTCCTATCGTGGACAAACCCATGATCCAGTATTCTGTTGAGGAAGCACTTTCCTGTGGAATAAATGAATTTATAATTATCACAGGAAAGCATAAGCGTACAATAGAAGACCACTTTGATTCTGCCTTTGAGCTTGAGGAGAATCTTAGAAAGAAAGGTAAGAGAGACCTCCTTGAAAAGATAATGATACTGAATCACATTGATTTTGCCTATATAAGACAGAGAAATCCACTCGGACTGGGTCATGCCATACTATGTGCAATGCCCTTCGTAAAAGAAGAACCCTTTGCAGTGCTTCTGAGTGATGATGTTATAGATCCTAAGGAAACACTCCTTAAGGATATGATAGAGCTTTATAAAAAGTACAGAAGTCCTGTTATAGCCCTTGAGAAAGTTCCTAGGTCTGAGGTCCACAAGTATGGAGTCGTGGCCTTTAAAAATGCTGGAGAAGAAAAAGGTCTGAAAGGAAGAGTTTTCAAGATAACAGACCTTGTGGAAAAACCCTCTCCTGAGCTTGCACCATCAAATCTTGCTATAATAGGAAGGTATATCCTTACACCTGATATCTTTGAGCATCTTAAGAAACTCAAACCAGGCAAAGGAGGAGAGATTCAGCTTACAGATGGATTGAAAAGTCTTTTGAAGGAAAGAGAGATTTATGGTTATCTCTTTAATGGTAAACGCTATGACGCAGGAAGCAAGCTGGGTTTTTTGCAGGCCACTGTGGAGCTCGGATTAAAACATCCTGAACTTGCAAGAGACTTCAGGAAGTATCTGAAAGGCCTGCTGAACATTGTATAA